In the genome of Desulfovibrio desulfuricans, one region contains:
- a CDS encoding TRAP transporter small permease: MSDDNSKNFPPDHAPGIHALLEPEQEPKHETIGQLLFEIFCAVIFLGMIGLVFYNALLRYIFSSSYPPSEEWARFLFMYITFFGAIEAFICKKHIAVDLFVVKFGGVKRKTLDIMASACSLFALGLLFYGGVVNVLQTLDTYSVATNVNMAFINGTLPVMALVGVIVELRSLAGLVRRPASTFHQG, encoded by the coding sequence ATGAGCGACGACAATTCCAAAAACTTTCCGCCCGATCATGCGCCGGGCATCCACGCCCTGCTTGAGCCGGAGCAGGAGCCCAAGCATGAAACCATAGGGCAATTGCTGTTTGAAATATTTTGCGCCGTTATCTTTCTGGGCATGATCGGCCTTGTGTTTTACAATGCCCTGCTGCGCTACATCTTTTCATCCAGCTACCCGCCCAGCGAAGAATGGGCGCGGTTTCTCTTCATGTACATCACGTTTTTTGGCGCTATTGAGGCCTTCATCTGCAAGAAGCACATTGCCGTCGACCTGTTTGTGGTCAAGTTTGGAGGAGTGAAGCGCAAGACCCTGGACATCATGGCATCGGCATGCAGCCTTTTTGCCCTTGGCCTGCTGTTTTACGGCGGCGTGGTCAACGTGCTGCAAACGCTCGATACCTACTCTGTGGCGACCAACGTCAACATGGCCTTTATCAACGGCACCCTGCCCGTCATGGCCCTGGTAGGCGTTATTGTGGAACTGCGCTCCCTTGCGGGCCTTGTTCGCAGACCTGCATCCACCTTCCACCAGGGCTAG
- a CDS encoding TRAP transporter substrate-binding protein, with amino-acid sequence MKRIVALFIALGLVCGMTLGFAPTSEAKTLIKIAGMKPEGEPETLGMHLFGKYLAELSNGKYEVQVFPNSQLGKEDAYIAATRKGIIQMCATGTQTSALHPAMAMLETPMLFDNLDHARRAMEGKTFDLINEGFTEKSGLRTMNAFPLGFRHFYTKKPINTVEDIKGLRMRVPNIPLYTNFAKECGISGQPMPFAEVPGALDQGVIDGGDSPLADIVSLKMYEITPEITLTGHILVIHSLYINDKFYQSLPAEDKKWFDEAAKRSANDVWSMVKEGDEKAKETILANKGHINTPSKEFHEYLVEAGKRSWKLFYDTVPNCQAILDSAASYRDSK; translated from the coding sequence ATGAAACGTATCGTAGCCCTGTTTATCGCACTGGGTCTTGTTTGCGGCATGACCCTTGGCTTTGCCCCGACCTCTGAGGCCAAAACCCTCATCAAGATTGCGGGCATGAAGCCCGAAGGCGAGCCGGAAACCCTGGGCATGCATCTGTTTGGCAAGTATCTTGCCGAGCTTTCCAACGGTAAATACGAGGTGCAGGTCTTCCCCAACAGCCAGCTGGGCAAGGAGGACGCCTACATCGCCGCCACCCGCAAGGGCATCATCCAGATGTGCGCCACCGGCACGCAGACCTCTGCCCTGCACCCCGCCATGGCCATGCTCGAAACGCCCATGCTGTTTGACAACCTGGATCACGCCCGCCGCGCCATGGAAGGCAAGACCTTTGACCTGATCAACGAAGGCTTTACCGAAAAATCCGGCCTGCGCACCATGAACGCCTTTCCCTTGGGCTTCCGCCACTTCTACACCAAAAAGCCCATCAATACGGTCGAAGACATAAAGGGCCTGCGCATGCGCGTGCCCAACATTCCGCTGTACACCAACTTTGCCAAGGAATGCGGCATCAGCGGTCAGCCCATGCCCTTTGCGGAAGTGCCCGGCGCCCTCGATCAGGGCGTTATCGACGGCGGCGACAGCCCGCTTGCCGATATCGTCAGCCTCAAAATGTACGAAATCACGCCCGAGATTACCCTTACCGGCCACATCCTTGTCATCCACTCGCTCTACATCAACGACAAGTTCTACCAGTCGCTGCCCGCCGAGGACAAAAAGTGGTTTGACGAAGCGGCCAAGCGCTCCGCCAACGACGTGTGGAGCATGGTCAAGGAAGGCGACGAAAAGGCCAAGGAAACCATCCTTGCCAACAAGGGCCACATCAACACGCCCAGCAAGGAATTTCACGAATATCTGGTCGAAGCAGGCAAGCGCAGCTGGAAGCTCTTTTACGACACTGTTCCCAACTGCCAGGCCATTCTGGACAGCGCCGCCAGCTACCGCGACTCCAAATAA
- a CDS encoding DUF362 domain-containing protein, with protein MPATVYYADMHCRSHDNSKIAKVARLCDALNLKKIIKKKELAAIKLHFGEYGNDTHLNPTLVRQVVDKIVEAGGKPFLTDTTTLYSGSRHNAVDHMQTAYAHGFAPSVVHAPVILADGLYGENDQPVRINGKHFKEVHIATEIRRAPAMVVLSHFKGHEMAGFGGAIKNLAMGGAGVRGKKEQHATHVSVSDKKCVGCAKCVKVCPQHALSMKSKKSVVDIAKCIGCFECITVCPEKAISVDWETEIQPFMERMTEYAYGVVKGRKKNICYINFVLNVTPDCDCAPWSDMPLVPDLGILASTDPVALDQACFDLVSKAPSLASGLPAAEITDKFTARWPNTCGTVQLAYGESLGLGSREYKLKKV; from the coding sequence ATGCCCGCCACAGTCTATTATGCAGACATGCATTGCCGCTCGCACGACAACAGCAAAATAGCCAAGGTTGCCCGGCTTTGCGATGCCCTTAACCTGAAGAAAATCATCAAGAAAAAAGAACTCGCCGCCATAAAGCTGCACTTTGGCGAATACGGCAACGACACCCATCTCAACCCCACACTGGTGCGACAGGTGGTGGACAAGATTGTTGAAGCGGGCGGCAAGCCTTTTTTGACTGATACAACCACCCTGTATTCCGGCAGTCGCCACAACGCGGTCGACCACATGCAAACAGCCTATGCCCACGGCTTTGCGCCGTCGGTTGTGCACGCGCCGGTCATTCTTGCCGACGGCCTGTATGGCGAAAACGACCAACCTGTGCGCATTAACGGCAAGCATTTCAAAGAGGTGCACATAGCCACAGAGATTCGCCGCGCTCCGGCAATGGTGGTGCTGTCGCATTTTAAGGGCCACGAAATGGCGGGCTTTGGCGGGGCCATAAAAAATCTGGCCATGGGCGGCGCAGGGGTGCGCGGCAAAAAGGAGCAACACGCAACCCATGTGTCTGTGAGCGATAAAAAATGCGTCGGCTGCGCCAAGTGCGTCAAGGTATGCCCGCAACACGCCCTCAGCATGAAGAGCAAAAAGAGCGTTGTGGACATTGCAAAATGCATCGGCTGCTTTGAGTGCATCACCGTCTGCCCCGAAAAGGCCATCAGCGTCGACTGGGAAACAGAAATTCAACCGTTCATGGAACGCATGACGGAGTATGCTTACGGCGTTGTTAAAGGGCGTAAAAAAAATATTTGCTATATCAACTTTGTACTCAATGTAACGCCAGACTGCGATTGCGCGCCATGGAGCGACATGCCGCTGGTTCCCGACCTGGGCATTCTGGCTTCAACCGACCCGGTGGCCCTTGATCAGGCCTGTTTTGACCTGGTGTCAAAAGCGCCGTCCCTTGCGTCGGGCTTGCCCGCAGCCGAGATAACCGACAAGTTTACCGCCCGCTGGCCCAACACCTGCGGCACTGTGCAGCTCGCCTACGGCGAATCGCTGGGCCTCGGAAGCCGCGAATACAAGCTTAAAAAGGTATAG
- the upp gene encoding uracil phosphoribosyltransferase, with product MAVYVVDHPLVRHKLGILRMGATSTREFRTVSNEIARLLIYEATKGFRTEKHTVEGWAGPVEIEVISGKMVTVVPILRAGLGLMDGVLDMIPGAKISVVGLYRNEETLEPVEYYVKLATDMDQRLAIILDPMLATGGSLIAAISLLKRHGCKQICSLNLVCAPEGLSKVQAAHPDVDIYTAAIDSHLNENGYIIPGLGDAGDRIFGTK from the coding sequence ATGGCCGTTTATGTCGTTGATCATCCTCTTGTGCGCCACAAGCTGGGCATTTTGCGCATGGGGGCCACCTCCACGCGCGAGTTCCGTACCGTTTCCAACGAAATTGCGCGCTTGCTGATTTACGAAGCCACCAAGGGCTTTCGCACCGAAAAGCACACCGTCGAAGGCTGGGCCGGACCGGTGGAAATTGAGGTCATTTCGGGCAAGATGGTGACGGTTGTGCCCATTTTGCGCGCGGGCCTTGGCCTGATGGACGGCGTGCTGGACATGATACCCGGCGCCAAGATCAGCGTCGTGGGGCTGTATCGCAACGAAGAAACGCTCGAACCCGTTGAATATTACGTAAAGCTCGCCACCGACATGGATCAGCGGCTGGCTATCATTCTCGACCCCATGCTGGCCACTGGCGGATCGCTCATCGCCGCCATCAGCCTGCTCAAGCGCCATGGCTGCAAGCAGATATGCAGCCTCAACCTTGTGTGCGCCCCCGAGGGGCTCTCAAAGGTGCAGGCCGCCCACCCAGACGTGGACATTTACACGGCCGCCATCGATTCGCATCTGAATGAAAACGGCTATATCATCCCTGGTCTCGGCGACGCCGGCGACCGTATCTTCGGAACCAAGTAG
- a CDS encoding uracil-xanthine permease family protein, which produces MSSASARREIAPTDYNFRFRDCLIGAQMLFVAFGALVLVPLLTGLDSNVALFTAGVGTLLFQVCTRGKVPIFLASSFAFIAPIIYGVQTWGMAQTLGGLVCSGLVYFLLSGLIRWRGTDVVLRVLPPIVTGPVIMVIGLILAPVAVHMALGKTGDGAVVLVPENTALWISMTSLAVTVLVSLLGKGFLRLMPILCGIAAGFMVSIFLGVGDWTNIAATPWLRMPSFTSPEFAWEPILFIMPITLAPAIEHFGDIVAISSITGRDYLKDPGVHATMFGDGVATMAAGFVGGPPCTTYAEVIGAVSLTRVFNPAVMTWAAMCAILLSFVAKIGAFLGSIPVPVMGGIMILLFGAIMVVGLNTLVRAGKDLMEPRNMIIVALIIIFGVGGMQFSIGSFKLGGIGLAALTGVALNLLLPKSRS; this is translated from the coding sequence ATGAGCTCAGCCAGCGCGCGGCGCGAAATTGCACCCACTGACTATAATTTTCGCTTCAGGGATTGCCTTATCGGCGCACAGATGCTTTTTGTGGCCTTTGGCGCTCTGGTTCTGGTGCCCCTCCTGACCGGGCTCGACAGCAACGTAGCCCTGTTTACCGCCGGTGTGGGCACGCTGCTTTTTCAGGTGTGCACCCGGGGCAAAGTCCCTATCTTTCTTGCCTCCTCCTTTGCCTTTATTGCACCCATCATCTACGGCGTGCAGACCTGGGGCATGGCGCAAACCCTTGGCGGGCTGGTGTGCTCGGGTCTTGTGTACTTTTTGCTGAGCGGGCTTATCCGCTGGCGCGGCACTGACGTGGTGCTGCGCGTGCTGCCGCCCATCGTGACCGGCCCGGTCATCATGGTTATCGGTCTTATTCTGGCCCCGGTGGCGGTGCACATGGCCCTTGGCAAAACCGGCGACGGCGCTGTGGTGCTTGTGCCCGAAAATACCGCCCTGTGGATATCAATGACTTCGCTGGCCGTTACCGTGCTGGTGTCGCTGCTGGGCAAGGGATTTTTGCGGCTCATGCCCATTTTGTGCGGTATTGCCGCCGGGTTTATGGTTTCCATCTTCCTTGGCGTGGGCGACTGGACCAATATTGCCGCCACCCCCTGGCTGCGGATGCCATCGTTTACCTCCCCCGAATTTGCCTGGGAGCCGATACTTTTTATCATGCCCATTACGCTGGCCCCCGCCATTGAACACTTTGGCGACATTGTGGCCATCAGCTCCATCACCGGACGCGACTATCTTAAAGACCCCGGCGTGCACGCCACCATGTTTGGCGACGGCGTCGCCACCATGGCCGCTGGTTTTGTAGGCGGCCCGCCCTGCACCACCTATGCCGAAGTTATCGGCGCGGTCAGCCTGACGCGGGTGTTTAACCCCGCAGTCATGACCTGGGCGGCCATGTGCGCCATCTTGCTGTCGTTTGTGGCCAAAATCGGCGCTTTTCTCGGTTCTATCCCCGTGCCTGTCATGGGCGGCATCATGATTCTGCTCTTTGGCGCAATCATGGTGGTGGGCCTCAACACGCTGGTGCGTGCGGGCAAGGATTTGATGGAACCGCGCAATATGATCATTGTGGCGCTGATCATCATCTTTGGCGTGGGCGGCATGCAGTTCAGCATCGGTTCGTTCAAGCTCGGCGGCATCGGCCTTGCGGCGCTTACGGGCGTTGCGCTCAACCTTTTGCTGCCTAAAAGCCGTTCGTAG
- the rfbH gene encoding lipopolysaccharide biosynthesis protein RfbH has translation MFDDAFRAEITAMIRQREVAAETFVAGASSVPVSGKLIGRDEISCMVEAALDGWLTAGRFNSEFESLLADFLGARHVLTVNSGSSANLVALSALTSPMLGERRILPGDEIITAAAGFPTTIAPILQVGATPVFVDIDPQTWNVTPAAVARAITPKTRGVVLAHTLGMPYDAEALRQLCDQHGLWLVEDCCDALGARWNGRLTGSFGHIGTLSFYPAHHITTGEGGAVFTNDPRLARAMESFRDWGRHCHCRPGQDNACGKRYDGQYGDLPQGYDHKYVYSHAGYNLKMTDMAAACGVAQMRRLPGFVEARRRNYAYLHGRLAGCPWFDLPQLPPQAEPSWFGFPVILRQGAPVARLELLRGLEARRIGTRLLFAGNAVRQPFMQGRTYRCDGALTNSDAIMERGFWLGVWPGLTEEMLRYVADSLLTLLEGHK, from the coding sequence ATGTTTGACGATGCTTTTCGGGCAGAAATAACCGCCATGATCAGGCAGCGCGAGGTTGCTGCCGAGACCTTTGTTGCGGGCGCATCGTCGGTTCCTGTGTCGGGCAAGCTCATAGGCAGGGACGAAATAAGCTGCATGGTCGAAGCCGCTCTGGACGGATGGCTCACAGCAGGGCGCTTTAACAGCGAGTTTGAAAGCCTGCTGGCCGATTTTTTGGGCGCGCGGCATGTGCTGACGGTCAATTCCGGCTCATCGGCCAACCTTGTGGCGCTGTCGGCGCTTACCTCGCCCATGCTTGGCGAGCGGCGCATCTTGCCGGGGGACGAAATAATTACCGCCGCGGCGGGGTTTCCCACCACCATCGCCCCCATATTGCAGGTGGGCGCGACGCCTGTTTTTGTGGATATTGACCCGCAAACGTGGAACGTGACGCCCGCAGCGGTTGCCCGCGCCATTACGCCCAAAACAAGGGGCGTTGTGCTGGCGCATACCCTGGGCATGCCCTATGACGCCGAAGCGTTGCGCCAGCTGTGCGACCAGCATGGGCTGTGGCTTGTCGAGGACTGCTGCGACGCCCTTGGCGCGCGCTGGAACGGCAGGCTTACGGGCTCGTTTGGGCATATCGGCACGCTTTCTTTTTATCCGGCCCACCACATTACCACGGGCGAGGGGGGGGCCGTATTTACCAATGATCCCCGGCTTGCCCGCGCCATGGAGTCGTTCCGTGACTGGGGCCGTCATTGCCACTGTCGCCCTGGGCAGGACAACGCCTGCGGCAAAAGGTACGACGGCCAGTACGGCGACCTGCCTCAGGGCTATGACCACAAATATGTGTACTCGCACGCGGGCTACAACCTCAAGATGACAGACATGGCGGCTGCCTGCGGCGTGGCGCAGATGCGCCGCCTGCCAGGCTTCGTCGAGGCCCGCCGCCGCAACTACGCATACCTGCACGGGCGGCTTGCCGGCTGCCCGTGGTTTGACTTGCCGCAGCTGCCGCCGCAGGCCGAGCCGTCGTGGTTCGGGTTTCCCGTCATTTTGCGGCAGGGCGCTCCCGTAGCGCGGCTTGAGCTGCTGCGGGGGCTGGAGGCCCGGCGCATCGGCACACGCCTGCTTTTTGCGGGCAACGCCGTGCGTCAGCCCTTTATGCAGGGGCGCACTTACCGTTGCGACGGGGCGCTGACCAATTCGGACGCCATCATGGAGCGCGGGTTCTGGCTCGGCGTATGGCCGGGCCTGACGGAAGAAATGCTGCGCTACGTTGCTGATTCTCTGCTGACGCTGCTTGAGGGGCATAAATGA
- a CDS encoding KdsC family phosphatase, whose protein sequence is MMLLHRAMLCSPMSISHVVIDVDGTLTDGGICYDATGNELKTFCTRDGAGLFAARRAGIALVVLTSRESVAVQRRAADFQVDILQQNVTGKRRWLLDFMEKNCLGREHLAYIGDDLNDYAAMELACFVGCPKDACPEVRAVANYVAPRCGGHGAVRDVLRCLLTLRGQWDDAVRAVYGIDAWRADAAR, encoded by the coding sequence ATGATGCTGCTGCACCGCGCCATGCTCTGCTCGCCCATGAGCATCAGCCATGTGGTCATTGATGTGGACGGAACCCTTACTGACGGCGGCATCTGCTACGACGCCACCGGCAACGAGCTCAAGACCTTTTGCACACGGGACGGAGCGGGGCTTTTTGCGGCGCGCAGGGCAGGGATTGCGCTGGTTGTTCTCACCAGCCGCGAGAGCGTCGCCGTGCAGAGGCGCGCGGCCGATTTTCAGGTGGACATCCTGCAGCAGAACGTGACCGGCAAGCGCCGCTGGCTGCTTGATTTTATGGAAAAAAACTGTCTTGGCAGGGAGCATCTGGCATATATAGGCGACGACCTCAACGATTACGCCGCCATGGAGCTGGCGTGTTTTGTGGGCTGCCCCAAGGACGCCTGCCCCGAGGTCAGGGCTGTGGCCAACTATGTCGCGCCGCGCTGCGGCGGCCACGGGGCCGTGCGCGACGTGCTGCGCTGTCTGCTGACCCTGCGGGGACAGTGGGACGAC